From Natronolimnobius sp. AArcel1, one genomic window encodes:
- a CDS encoding ATP-binding protein — translation MINRNEELQWLTSHLARDERQLLVVYGRRRVGKTTLVSKALETLEMQSLYYLCDQRGSAHNAAQFASHCAAVFDDITPNVDGFVDAFQYLKNRVDGPCVVALDEFSYLVEADETISSVFQTIVDEVLAGTEISLVLLGSSISVMEEGVLSYESPLYGRRTGQWELAPLSFADMRAFFPDDDIDTQIQAYSVLGGIPAYLEQFDPDHSLLANIETHILSKGAFLYEEPEFLLRQELREPATYMAILEAIAAGATRVTDIANTIGKDASGISRYLKNLSKLALVERETPVTDPDGRGIYRIADDYLRFWFRFVAPNRGTLEQGQTEVIRDSLADSLPKHTSQTFEIVCQQAVQTPAFPVDCSRVGRWWYKEEEIDVVGLDSQTNTLLLGECKWTTSAVGTSLLADLESLEEDVRWQGDDRTIAYTLFSRSGFTDELETLATERPDLYLYTPEELAAVFASG, via the coding sequence ATGATCAACCGCAACGAAGAGCTACAGTGGCTCACCTCACACCTCGCTCGGGATGAGCGCCAATTACTCGTCGTATATGGCCGGCGTCGTGTGGGGAAAACGACACTGGTATCCAAGGCTCTGGAAACGCTCGAGATGCAGTCTCTGTATTATCTCTGTGATCAGCGTGGCTCAGCTCACAACGCTGCGCAGTTTGCTAGTCACTGTGCGGCGGTTTTTGACGACATCACCCCTAACGTTGATGGGTTTGTTGATGCATTCCAGTATCTCAAAAACCGAGTTGATGGACCATGTGTTGTTGCTCTGGATGAATTTTCGTATCTCGTTGAGGCTGACGAGACGATCTCTTCTGTGTTTCAAACTATTGTCGATGAGGTACTCGCAGGCACGGAGATCTCCCTTGTTCTTCTCGGATCTTCAATCTCGGTGATGGAAGAGGGTGTATTGAGTTACGAAAGCCCGCTGTACGGTCGACGAACCGGCCAGTGGGAGTTAGCTCCGCTCTCATTCGCGGACATGCGGGCGTTTTTTCCGGACGATGATATTGATACGCAGATCCAAGCCTACAGTGTACTTGGTGGAATTCCGGCATATCTGGAGCAGTTCGATCCTGATCACTCACTGCTGGCGAATATCGAGACACACATCCTCTCAAAGGGAGCGTTCCTGTATGAAGAACCAGAATTTCTCTTACGGCAAGAGCTCCGAGAACCGGCAACATACATGGCCATCCTCGAGGCAATTGCTGCGGGAGCGACCCGTGTGACAGACATCGCGAACACGATCGGAAAAGATGCCAGCGGTATCTCTCGGTATCTCAAAAACCTCTCGAAGCTAGCGCTTGTTGAACGAGAGACACCAGTAACTGATCCAGACGGGCGTGGCATATACCGGATTGCAGATGATTATCTTCGGTTCTGGTTCAGGTTTGTCGCTCCAAATCGGGGAACACTCGAGCAGGGGCAAACGGAAGTAATTCGAGACTCGCTTGCCGATTCACTCCCGAAGCATACGAGTCAGACGTTTGAAATTGTGTGCCAACAAGCAGTCCAGACACCGGCATTTCCGGTTGACTGCTCTCGTGTCGGTCGATGGTGGTACAAGGAGGAAGAAATCGATGTCGTTGGACTCGATTCACAGACGAATACGCTACTACTCGGCGAATGTAAGTGGACTACTTCTGCTGTCGGAACCAGTTTGCTAGCCGATCTCGAGTCACTCGAGGAAGACGTTCGATGGCAGGGTGATGATCGTACCATTGCGTATACCCTGTTTTCGCGTTCCGGGTTCACAGATGAATTGGAAACGCTTGCAACGGAACGTCCGGACCTCTATCTGTATACGCCAGAAGAGCTCGCCGCTGTTTTTGCGTCCGGGTGA
- a CDS encoding helix-turn-helix domain-containing protein: MSRNDRGEYSSTVTDEEILAFIAREDRPIQTAQSISDQFGIDRSQAYRRLQHLSDDGVLERSKVGGRAVVWWLSTESEQASEALISDVNPDDPLFDRETFEAGEPTTTSERIDDILYGDAELA, translated from the coding sequence ATGAGTCGGAATGATCGAGGTGAGTATTCATCGACGGTAACGGATGAGGAGATCCTTGCATTCATTGCTCGCGAGGATCGCCCAATCCAGACAGCACAGTCAATCAGCGATCAGTTCGGTATCGATCGTTCGCAAGCCTACCGACGACTCCAACATCTTTCCGACGATGGCGTTCTCGAGCGATCAAAGGTTGGAGGGAGAGCTGTCGTATGGTGGCTCTCTACCGAGAGTGAGCAGGCGAGCGAAGCACTGATCAGTGACGTCAACCCAGACGACCCACTGTTTGATCGCGAGACCTTCGAGGCAGGAGAGCCGACCACTACCTCCGAACGCATCGATGACATCCTCTACGGTGACGCTGAATTGGCATGA
- a CDS encoding type II toxin-antitoxin system VapC family toxin, with translation MSQETPTPLFIDTGGFYAAYVEDDANHARASAVFDAIQAGKYGPIFTSRYVLAELATVILYRKSHYHAVSTIEELRASETINVVPMTEDIFDAANQRFVDYDDQEIAFFDHLGGALAREYEIEHVFTFDPDDFHTLGFTVVPADTAEGTRCG, from the coding sequence ATGAGCCAGGAGACACCAACTCCACTCTTTATTGACACTGGCGGATTTTACGCGGCGTATGTCGAAGACGACGCTAACCATGCTCGAGCTTCAGCTGTGTTCGACGCGATTCAGGCTGGTAAATACGGACCGATCTTCACGAGCCGGTACGTTCTTGCTGAGCTCGCGACCGTGATCCTCTACCGGAAAAGCCACTACCACGCTGTCTCGACGATCGAGGAGCTCCGGGCCTCAGAGACCATCAATGTGGTTCCAATGACTGAAGACATATTCGACGCGGCAAACCAGCGGTTCGTCGACTACGATGACCAAGAAATCGCGTTCTTCGATCACCTTGGCGGTGCACTCGCTCGTGAATACGAGATTGAACATGTCTTCACATTTGATCCAGACGATTTCCATACGCTAGGATTCACTGTCGTTCCGGCCGATACGGCAGAAGGCACTCGATGTGGTTGA
- a CDS encoding ATP-binding protein, producing the protein MDQFVNRIDELERLQALYESDAAELAIIYGRRQIGKSELVRQSIVDRDDAVYYQAVQGTATTQLRRFVEAAATTYPDITAVKEEWEPLLTYLTDRDAIIVIDEFPYLIESNEGLPSVIQHLWDTAVEESQATLVLTGSAIGMIHTHVLDGGAPLYGRVSQTPNGRLELTQLPFRSIQEFVPTYDPEERVFVYGVFGGTPRYLSPLNPSQSLGENITRLLCDPDGPLHDEPETVLQMELNEVNTYFSVLESMASGSRSRNEIAQGAGIESTNTSYYFDRLETLQIIEKHHPALADPARSKRTRYQIRDPVFRFYFRYLYGRGGQYELYGENAYADLIEPELPDFVSETFESLCHQAVPALYADYQLTQVPSQWWYKGREVDVVAPTDESTLIAGEAKFTNTPLGYDVLTDLEGDVEHIDWTPIGGGEPTYEFALFSRSGFKRSVEEAADERDDLRLFDLSDIVAILESQ; encoded by the coding sequence ATGGACCAGTTCGTCAATCGTATCGATGAACTCGAGCGGTTGCAGGCCCTCTATGAGAGTGACGCTGCAGAACTCGCAATTATCTATGGGCGCCGCCAGATCGGCAAGAGCGAACTCGTCCGCCAATCGATTGTCGACCGCGACGATGCCGTGTACTATCAGGCAGTCCAAGGAACAGCGACGACACAGCTCAGACGATTCGTCGAGGCAGCAGCGACGACCTATCCAGACATCACTGCTGTCAAAGAGGAATGGGAACCACTCTTAACGTATCTCACCGACAGAGACGCCATCATCGTCATCGACGAATTCCCGTACCTCATTGAATCGAATGAGGGACTTCCATCGGTCATTCAACACTTGTGGGATACAGCTGTCGAGGAGAGTCAGGCGACGCTCGTACTCACAGGCTCTGCAATCGGCATGATTCATACCCACGTCCTCGATGGCGGTGCGCCACTCTACGGCCGGGTATCCCAGACACCGAATGGCCGCCTCGAACTCACCCAGCTGCCGTTTCGTTCCATCCAAGAGTTCGTGCCGACGTACGATCCCGAAGAACGGGTGTTCGTCTATGGCGTCTTCGGCGGCACACCCCGATATCTCAGCCCTCTCAATCCATCACAGAGTCTCGGAGAAAACATCACGCGGCTGTTGTGCGACCCGGATGGTCCACTCCACGACGAGCCCGAAACCGTCCTCCAGATGGAGCTCAACGAGGTGAACACGTATTTCTCCGTACTGGAATCGATGGCCAGCGGGAGCCGCAGTCGAAACGAGATCGCCCAGGGAGCCGGCATCGAGAGCACCAACACATCGTACTACTTCGACCGGCTGGAAACACTCCAGATCATCGAGAAACACCATCCGGCGCTCGCCGACCCAGCGCGCAGCAAGCGGACTCGGTACCAGATTCGAGATCCCGTATTCCGGTTTTACTTCCGGTATCTCTACGGCCGCGGGGGACAGTACGAACTCTACGGCGAGAACGCCTACGCGGATCTCATCGAACCGGAATTGCCCGACTTCGTCAGCGAAACGTTCGAATCGCTCTGTCACCAGGCGGTACCGGCGCTCTATGCAGACTACCAGCTCACACAGGTGCCAAGTCAGTGGTGGTACAAGGGCCGGGAGGTAGATGTCGTCGCACCAACTGACGAGTCAACGCTGATCGCTGGCGAAGCGAAATTTACCAACACCCCCCTTGGTTATGACGTGCTCACGGATCTCGAAGGCGACGTGGAGCACATCGACTGGACGCCCATTGGAGGTGGTGAGCCGACGTATGAATTCGCCTTGTTCAGCCGTTCTGGATTCAAACGCTCCGTCGAGGAAGCTGCAGACGAGCGTGATGATCTTCGTCTCTTCGATCTATCTGATATCGTTGCTATTCTTGAGAGTCAGTAA
- a CDS encoding zinc ribbon domain-containing protein: protein MSEECKTLEAYLAPPTQHKQRKLHDEHDRYESLLRRSFNGECDTMTAVNEIVTGEDLNYHSKNALKQYVPNLLDEDTYDAKQLADTHPIRYANTAAVFDHDDDRHHEVCWEVPLPGRGTNFWIPLQLNPEQEDWWHSLIDDEDDSVWSGELRLQRDGDRWVLHVTANYEVKPDHSCSCDSDDVTPVGFDVGESKLLVGCALRDDTPVDPLFVDGGRVRHLRQKQASTEDRLKPRYASDLLDDLVWGRWQDAIEDEVEKASYRAVEYTTQFENPVIVLEYLDGITDEDIGKYWNRRLGKWLFSRLQSRIEDKAAEHGIPVEYVHPHHTSKTCHTCQHVGYRPHQGTFKCTNEKCWVSEYQADLNAAANIANRLNPWGESLPWKSADDDSPQSGGQWQAHQDTPPSKELPSERRASDDKVSSSSPAVGAGTEPETGDAHTS from the coding sequence ATGAGTGAAGAGTGCAAGACGCTCGAAGCGTACCTTGCCCCACCCACCCAGCACAAGCAGCGTAAGCTCCATGATGAACATGATCGATACGAATCGTTGCTCCGTCGCAGCTTCAATGGCGAGTGCGACACGATGACTGCGGTCAACGAGATCGTCACTGGTGAAGACCTCAACTACCACTCCAAAAACGCACTCAAACAATACGTCCCAAACCTGCTCGATGAGGACACGTATGATGCGAAGCAACTCGCAGACACCCATCCAATCCGCTACGCAAACACCGCAGCCGTCTTCGACCACGACGACGACCGACACCACGAAGTCTGTTGGGAAGTCCCGCTCCCCGGTCGCGGGACAAATTTCTGGATACCACTCCAATTGAACCCCGAACAAGAAGACTGGTGGCACTCACTGATCGACGACGAAGACGACAGCGTGTGGTCGGGCGAACTCCGCCTACAACGCGACGGTGACAGATGGGTGTTGCATGTCACCGCGAACTACGAAGTCAAACCAGACCACTCGTGTTCGTGTGACAGTGACGACGTGACCCCTGTCGGGTTCGACGTGGGTGAATCCAAACTCTTGGTGGGCTGTGCCCTCCGGGACGACACGCCCGTTGACCCGTTGTTCGTGGATGGTGGCCGCGTCCGACACCTCCGACAGAAACAAGCCAGTACTGAAGACCGGTTGAAACCACGATATGCGTCGGACCTCTTGGACGATCTCGTGTGGGGGCGGTGGCAAGACGCCATCGAAGACGAAGTAGAGAAAGCCTCATATCGGGCCGTCGAATACACAACCCAGTTCGAAAACCCGGTCATCGTCCTTGAATACCTCGACGGTATCACCGACGAGGACATCGGGAAGTACTGGAATCGACGCCTCGGTAAGTGGCTGTTCTCCCGCTTACAGTCACGAATCGAAGATAAGGCAGCGGAACACGGGATTCCTGTGGAATACGTGCATCCGCACCACACGTCGAAAACGTGCCATACGTGTCAACATGTCGGGTACAGACCGCATCAAGGCACGTTCAAGTGTACGAATGAGAAGTGTTGGGTGTCGGAATATCAGGCGGATTTGAACGCAGCAGCGAATATAGCCAATCGGCTAAATCCGTGGGGAGAGAGCCTGCCTTGGAAATCGGCAGACGATGACTCGCCACAGAGCGGGGGCCAGTGGCAGGCTCACCAAGACACGCCACCGAGTAAGGAACTCCCGTCCGAGAGGCGGGCTTCCGATGACAAGGTTTCGTCCAGCTCACCAGCAGTGGGAGCGGGGACGGAGCCGGAGACCGGTGACGCGCACACGTCTTGA
- a CDS encoding UPF0175 family protein: protein MSHFADDVETIAAVGGYDDTDDVLEDAVRELLRRRPELRTSLAIEKYRTGDVSLNRAAELADMSTERLKDELTDRGIDRSAGFLDPADRERELNEFSG from the coding sequence ATGTCTCACTTTGCGGATGACGTCGAGACGATTGCGGCAGTCGGTGGCTACGACGACACCGACGACGTTCTCGAGGATGCGGTTCGAGAACTGCTGCGGCGGCGGCCAGAACTCCGAACGTCGCTTGCAATCGAAAAGTACCGGACGGGAGATGTGAGTCTCAATCGAGCGGCTGAGTTGGCAGATATGTCGACTGAACGGCTTAAAGATGAACTCACCGACCGCGGTATCGATCGGTCAGCCGGGTTTTTGGACCCTGCCGATCGCGAACGCGAACTCAACGAGTTCAGTGGGTAG
- a CDS encoding ArsR family transcriptional regulator: MGESDQGRWTEQMSGRERVRGVAETLSDPTPVQEIADRAAVSRTTADDELQRMENDDWVIETTIDGAKAYDVNPVRMLFDEVSTLIEEHTREELEEQLTELKDEQEALTSEFNAGSLEEFREQLAEEELSASELRERRNVIATWETVNTELALVKHALHLYGDVVELTSAKNNSFSSFA; encoded by the coding sequence ATGGGAGAATCAGATCAGGGGAGGTGGACAGAACAGATGAGCGGCCGTGAACGAGTCCGCGGAGTCGCCGAAACGCTAAGTGACCCAACACCTGTCCAAGAAATCGCAGATCGGGCAGCGGTGTCACGGACAACAGCGGACGATGAACTCCAGCGGATGGAAAATGACGACTGGGTCATTGAAACGACAATTGATGGGGCAAAAGCATACGACGTGAATCCAGTTCGGATGCTTTTTGACGAGGTCAGCACCCTCATTGAGGAGCATACGCGGGAAGAGTTAGAGGAGCAACTCACGGAGTTGAAAGACGAACAAGAAGCGTTAACATCGGAATTCAACGCCGGCTCACTCGAGGAGTTTCGGGAACAACTCGCCGAAGAGGAATTGTCGGCTTCGGAACTTCGCGAACGGCGGAATGTGATCGCTACATGGGAGACGGTCAACACGGAACTCGCGCTCGTGAAACATGCGCTCCACCTGTATGGCGATGTCGTCGAGCTTACCTCAGCCAAAAATAACAGTTTCTCCTCGTTTGCCTAA
- a CDS encoding PIN domain-containing protein: protein MILDSTFLNDLVREHPVAVDFLEQLIGSKTPVAVSSLTVYEVGIGLRGESKQYQNQFDTMIEEMEVVPLGPSESRRAIQIQGSLKDRGEQIGAVDILIAATAAERPDSRVLTRNVDEFSRVDEISVETY, encoded by the coding sequence ATGATCCTCGATTCGACATTTCTGAATGATCTGGTCAGGGAGCACCCCGTTGCAGTCGACTTCCTTGAGCAATTGATTGGGTCAAAAACCCCGGTTGCTGTCTCGTCGCTAACGGTCTATGAGGTCGGGATTGGATTGCGGGGTGAATCCAAACAATATCAGAACCAGTTCGATACGATGATCGAAGAGATGGAGGTGGTCCCGCTTGGACCGAGTGAGTCCCGTCGAGCGATCCAGATCCAGGGCTCACTGAAAGATCGCGGCGAGCAAATTGGAGCGGTTGATATCCTTATCGCCGCTACAGCCGCCGAACGACCCGATTCAAGAGTTCTTACCCGGAATGTGGATGAGTTCAGTCGTGTTGATGAGATCAGCGTCGAAACATACTGA
- a CDS encoding HTH domain-containing protein has product MGKPGPTPDVTLEDVLHVFDERDDPTEPLTAPEIAEILGCSRRTVLEKLHTLEDQSTLRGKTVGSRAVVWWRPDAATDEEVAPAEPLRQIVGILGDDAADRAEERSREWREEFNQQMDGKSS; this is encoded by the coding sequence ATGGGAAAGCCGGGACCGACACCGGACGTCACACTCGAGGACGTTTTACACGTGTTTGATGAGCGCGATGATCCGACGGAGCCACTAACTGCCCCTGAGATTGCAGAAATACTCGGTTGTTCACGGCGAACGGTGCTTGAGAAGTTACACACACTCGAGGACCAGAGTACGTTGAGGGGGAAAACGGTCGGTAGCCGAGCCGTGGTCTGGTGGCGACCTGATGCTGCTACCGACGAGGAGGTGGCACCCGCAGAACCATTGCGTCAGATCGTCGGTATACTTGGTGATGATGCTGCGGACCGGGCGGAGGAGCGCTCCCGAGAGTGGAGAGAAGAGTTCAACCAGCAGATGGACGGGAAGAGTTCGTAG
- a CDS encoding TrmB family transcriptional regulator, whose protein sequence is MPISKDKFQTIDEDGPTLDLAPDTTQGKVYQFLLENADKAFRQREIVDAVDVPQGSVGPTLNRLEQHGLVNHRGQY, encoded by the coding sequence ATGCCGATCTCCAAAGACAAATTCCAGACGATTGATGAGGATGGGCCAACGTTGGATCTCGCCCCCGACACGACACAAGGGAAGGTTTACCAATTCCTCCTCGAGAACGCCGACAAGGCGTTCCGACAGCGGGAAATCGTCGACGCTGTCGACGTGCCACAGGGGAGCGTCGGGCCGACGCTCAATCGTCTCGAACAGCACGGGCTAGTCAACCACCGTGGTCAGTACTGA